In Nicotiana tabacum cultivar K326 chromosome 19, ASM71507v2, whole genome shotgun sequence, one DNA window encodes the following:
- the LOC107762938 gene encoding mannosylglycoprotein endo-beta-mannosidase isoform X2 — protein sequence MVEIGRIMLDTGWLAARSTEVEVNGVELTTTHPPTQPESPWMEAVVPGTVLGTLVKNKLVPDPFYGLENESIIDIADSGREHYTFWFFTTFDCKLSNNQHVDLNFRAINYSAEVYLNGHKEVLPKGMFRRHSTDITNILHPDGQNLLAVLVYPPDHPGRIPPQGGQGGDHEIGKDVAAQYVEGWDWMTPIRDRNTGIWDEVSITVTGLYFYKPNLWWPNGMGKQHLYNVEITVDVQGYGESDTWSHHFGFRKIESHIDSATGGRLFKVNGQPIFIRGGNWILSDGLLRLSKERYKTDIRFHADMNFNMMRCWGGGLAERPEFYHYCDLYGLLVWQEFWITGDCDGRGDPVSNPNGPLDHELFLLCARDTIKLLRNHPSLALWVGGNEQVPPPDINAALKNDLQLHPYFMKSNDSDTSAITPVLKDPSQYLDGTRVYIQGSIWDGFADGKGDFTDGPYEIQNPEDFFKHDYYKYGFNPEVGNVGMPVAATIRATMPPEGWQIPLFKKLSNGYIEEVPNPIWNYHKYIPYSKPGKVHDQILSYGTPKDLDDFCLKAQLVNYVQYRALLEGWTSQMWSKYTGVLIWKTQNPWTGLRGQFYDHLHDQTAGFYGCRSAAEPIHVQLNLATYSIEVVNTTSEELSNVAIEASVWDLEGECPYYKTSEKLTVSPKKTISTFEMKYPKSKNPKPVYFLLLKLYDVSDYRIYSRNFYWLHLSGGDYKLLEPFREKRPPLKITSLTFIKGSTYEMRMHIQNTSKKPNSYTALYKNNFIRRNGSCDESDSSEPFHLLDGEKHEISLYEKIRRNFSREHSKTKVYEVNGTGKGVAFFLHFSVHASKEHKKGEDTRILPVHYSDNYFSLVPGEVMTVTISFEVPPGVTPRVTLHGWNHHGGRTIP from the exons ATGGTGGAAATAGGGAGGATAATGTTGGATACAGGATGGTTAGCTGCTCGATCAACAGAGGTAGAAGTCAATGGAGTAGAGTTGACTACTACTCACCCTCCTACTCAACCTGAATCTCCTTGGATGGAAGCTGTTGTTCCCGGAAC TGTTTTGGGAACTCTGGTAAAGAACAAGCTTGTTCCTGATCCTTTCTATGGGCTGGAGAATGAATCAATTATTGATATTGCTGATTCGGGGAGGGAACACTATACTTTCTGGTTTTTCACCACATTTGACTGTAAGCTG TCAAATAATCAACACGTGGATCTTAATTTTCGGGCTATTAACTATTCTGCTGAAGTCTATCTGAATGGGCACAAGGAGGTGCTCCCAAAGGGAATGTTTAGGAGGCATTCTACTGATATTACTAACATTCTGCATCCGGATGGTCAGAATCTGCTGGCTGTGCTTGTTTATCCTCCTGATCACCCAGGGCGAATTCCTCCTCAGGGTGGTCAAGGTGGCGATCACGAG ATTGGGAAAGATGTTGCTGCACAATATGTCGAAGGTTGGGATTGGATGACTCCAATAAG GGATAGGAACACTGGCATCTGGGATGAGGTTTCCATTACTGTTACAGGG CTTTATTTCTACAAACCCAATTTATGGTGGCCTAACGGAATGGGAAAGCAACATCTTTACAATGTTGAGATTACTGTTGATGTGCAAGGTTATGGAGAGTCGGATACATGGAGTCACCATTTTGGATTTCGCAAAATTGAGAGTCATATAGATAGTGCTACAGGTGGAAG GTTGTTTAAGGTAAATGGACAGCCAATATTCATCCGTGGGGGTAATTGGATCCTGTCAGATGGATTATTGCGGCTTTCAAAGGAAAGATACAAGACAGATATCAGATTCCATGCTGATATGAACTTCAACATGATGCGTTGTTGGGGTGGGGGACTGGCTGAGAGACCTGAGTTTTATCATTATTGTGACTTATATGGTCTACTG GTTTGGCAAGAGTTCTGGATTACTGGAGATTGTGATGGACGAGGTGACCCTGTGTCAAACCCAAATGGCCCACTTGACCATGAACTGTTCTTGCTTTGTGCAAGGGATACCATTAAGCTTTTGAGGAACCATCCTAGTCTTGCCTTGTGGGTTGGGGGAAATGAACAAGTTCCACCACCTGACATCAACGCTGCTTTGAAGAATGATCTACAACTCCATCCATATTTTATGAAGTCAAACGACAGTGACACCTCAGCAATTACTCCTGTTTTGAAGGACCCAAGTCAATATCTAGATGGTACTAGAGTTTACATTCAAGGGTCTATATGGGATGGGTTCGCAGATGGGAAAGGGGACTTCACTGACGGTCCGTATGAAATTCAGAACCCTGAGGACTTCTTCAAGCATGACTACTACAAATATGGCTTTAACCCGGAGGTTGGTAACGTGGGGATGCCGGTAGCAGCTACTATTAGAGCAACTATGCCTCCCGAAGGGTGGCAGATTCCTTTGTTCAAAAAATTATCAAATGGCTACATTGAAGAAGTGCCCAATCCCATATGGAATTACCATAAATACATTCCATATTCCAAACCAGGAAAGGTTCATGACCAGATATTATCATACGGGACGCCGAAAGATCTGGATGATTTTTGTCTCAAG GCACAGCTTGTTAACTATGTTCAATACAGAGCTCTTTTAGAAGGCTGGACttcccaaatgtggagcaaataTACAGGTGTTTTGATATGGAAAACTCAAAACCCATGGACTGGTCTAAGAGGCCAGTTTTATGATCATCTCCACGACCAAACAGCAGGATTCTACGGCTGCCGCTCTGCGGCAGAACCAATTCATGTTCAGCTTAATCTGGCAACATATTCTATAGAG GTTGTGAACACTACGTCGGAGGAACTTTCTAACGTTGCTATAGAAGCCtcagtttgggatttggaaggcGAATGTCCATACTATAAAACCTCTGAAAAACTTACTGTGTCACCCAAAAAAACTATATCTACGTTTGAGATGAAGTATCCAAAGTCAAAGAATCCAAAACCAGTTTACTTTCTTCTTCTCAAACTCTATGATGTGTCCGATTATCGCATATACTCTAGGAACTTTTACTGGTTGCACCTTTCCGGTGGTGATTACAAGCTGTTGGAACCATTCAGGGAGAAAAGACCACCCCTCAAGATAACTTCGCTAACCTTTATAAAAGGATCGACCTATGAAATGCGCATGCATATCCAGAACACATCAAAGAAGCCAAATTCTTACACTGCActgtataaaaataatttcatcAGAAGAAATGGCAGCTGCGATGAATCGGATTCATCAGAACCTTTTCACCTTTTGGATGGGGAGAAACATGAAATCAGTTTATACGAGAAGATTAGAAGGAACTTTTCAAGGGAACACAGCAAGACGAAGGTTTATGAAGTTAATGGAACGGGAAAAGGAGTTGCTTTCTTTCTTCATTTCTCTGTTCATGCCTCAAAGGAGCACAAGAAAGGTGAAGACACACGTATCCTTCCTGTTCATTACTCCGACAACTATTTCTCACTGGTACCAGGTGAAGTGATGACAGTGACCATTTCCTTTGAAGTACCTCCCGGTGTTACTCCACGGGTCACACTGCATGGCTGGAACCACCACGGTGGGCGTACCATTCCTTAA
- the LOC107762938 gene encoding mannosylglycoprotein endo-beta-mannosidase isoform X1: MVEIGRIMLDTGWLAARSTEVEVNGVELTTTHPPTQPESPWMEAVVPGTVLGTLVKNKLVPDPFYGLENESIIDIADSGREHYTFWFFTTFDCKLSNNQHVDLNFRAINYSAEVYLNGHKEVLPKGMFRRHSTDITNILHPDGQNLLAVLVYPPDHPGRIPPQGGQGGDHEIGKDVAAQYVEGWDWMTPIRDRNTGIWDEVSITVTGPVKIVDPHLASTFFDGYKRVYLHSTIELVNKSAGVAECSLNIQVSTELEENTFLIEHLETQHLSISPDANIHYTFPQLYFYKPNLWWPNGMGKQHLYNVEITVDVQGYGESDTWSHHFGFRKIESHIDSATGGRLFKVNGQPIFIRGGNWILSDGLLRLSKERYKTDIRFHADMNFNMMRCWGGGLAERPEFYHYCDLYGLLVWQEFWITGDCDGRGDPVSNPNGPLDHELFLLCARDTIKLLRNHPSLALWVGGNEQVPPPDINAALKNDLQLHPYFMKSNDSDTSAITPVLKDPSQYLDGTRVYIQGSIWDGFADGKGDFTDGPYEIQNPEDFFKHDYYKYGFNPEVGNVGMPVAATIRATMPPEGWQIPLFKKLSNGYIEEVPNPIWNYHKYIPYSKPGKVHDQILSYGTPKDLDDFCLKAQLVNYVQYRALLEGWTSQMWSKYTGVLIWKTQNPWTGLRGQFYDHLHDQTAGFYGCRSAAEPIHVQLNLATYSIEVVNTTSEELSNVAIEASVWDLEGECPYYKTSEKLTVSPKKTISTFEMKYPKSKNPKPVYFLLLKLYDVSDYRIYSRNFYWLHLSGGDYKLLEPFREKRPPLKITSLTFIKGSTYEMRMHIQNTSKKPNSYTALYKNNFIRRNGSCDESDSSEPFHLLDGEKHEISLYEKIRRNFSREHSKTKVYEVNGTGKGVAFFLHFSVHASKEHKKGEDTRILPVHYSDNYFSLVPGEVMTVTISFEVPPGVTPRVTLHGWNHHGGRTIP; encoded by the exons ATGGTGGAAATAGGGAGGATAATGTTGGATACAGGATGGTTAGCTGCTCGATCAACAGAGGTAGAAGTCAATGGAGTAGAGTTGACTACTACTCACCCTCCTACTCAACCTGAATCTCCTTGGATGGAAGCTGTTGTTCCCGGAAC TGTTTTGGGAACTCTGGTAAAGAACAAGCTTGTTCCTGATCCTTTCTATGGGCTGGAGAATGAATCAATTATTGATATTGCTGATTCGGGGAGGGAACACTATACTTTCTGGTTTTTCACCACATTTGACTGTAAGCTG TCAAATAATCAACACGTGGATCTTAATTTTCGGGCTATTAACTATTCTGCTGAAGTCTATCTGAATGGGCACAAGGAGGTGCTCCCAAAGGGAATGTTTAGGAGGCATTCTACTGATATTACTAACATTCTGCATCCGGATGGTCAGAATCTGCTGGCTGTGCTTGTTTATCCTCCTGATCACCCAGGGCGAATTCCTCCTCAGGGTGGTCAAGGTGGCGATCACGAG ATTGGGAAAGATGTTGCTGCACAATATGTCGAAGGTTGGGATTGGATGACTCCAATAAG GGATAGGAACACTGGCATCTGGGATGAGGTTTCCATTACTGTTACAGGG CCAGTGAAAATAGTAGATCCCCACTTGGCCTCAACTTTTTTTGATGGCTACAAGAGGGTATATTTACACTCTACGATAGAGTTGGTCAACAAAAGTGCCGGGGTAGCTGAGTGTTCGCTGAACATTCAAGTGTCAACTGAACTTGAAGAAAATACTTTCTTAATTGAGCATCTTGAGACACAACATTTGTCTATCTCTCCAGATGCCAACATTCATTATACATTTCCTCAG CTTTATTTCTACAAACCCAATTTATGGTGGCCTAACGGAATGGGAAAGCAACATCTTTACAATGTTGAGATTACTGTTGATGTGCAAGGTTATGGAGAGTCGGATACATGGAGTCACCATTTTGGATTTCGCAAAATTGAGAGTCATATAGATAGTGCTACAGGTGGAAG GTTGTTTAAGGTAAATGGACAGCCAATATTCATCCGTGGGGGTAATTGGATCCTGTCAGATGGATTATTGCGGCTTTCAAAGGAAAGATACAAGACAGATATCAGATTCCATGCTGATATGAACTTCAACATGATGCGTTGTTGGGGTGGGGGACTGGCTGAGAGACCTGAGTTTTATCATTATTGTGACTTATATGGTCTACTG GTTTGGCAAGAGTTCTGGATTACTGGAGATTGTGATGGACGAGGTGACCCTGTGTCAAACCCAAATGGCCCACTTGACCATGAACTGTTCTTGCTTTGTGCAAGGGATACCATTAAGCTTTTGAGGAACCATCCTAGTCTTGCCTTGTGGGTTGGGGGAAATGAACAAGTTCCACCACCTGACATCAACGCTGCTTTGAAGAATGATCTACAACTCCATCCATATTTTATGAAGTCAAACGACAGTGACACCTCAGCAATTACTCCTGTTTTGAAGGACCCAAGTCAATATCTAGATGGTACTAGAGTTTACATTCAAGGGTCTATATGGGATGGGTTCGCAGATGGGAAAGGGGACTTCACTGACGGTCCGTATGAAATTCAGAACCCTGAGGACTTCTTCAAGCATGACTACTACAAATATGGCTTTAACCCGGAGGTTGGTAACGTGGGGATGCCGGTAGCAGCTACTATTAGAGCAACTATGCCTCCCGAAGGGTGGCAGATTCCTTTGTTCAAAAAATTATCAAATGGCTACATTGAAGAAGTGCCCAATCCCATATGGAATTACCATAAATACATTCCATATTCCAAACCAGGAAAGGTTCATGACCAGATATTATCATACGGGACGCCGAAAGATCTGGATGATTTTTGTCTCAAG GCACAGCTTGTTAACTATGTTCAATACAGAGCTCTTTTAGAAGGCTGGACttcccaaatgtggagcaaataTACAGGTGTTTTGATATGGAAAACTCAAAACCCATGGACTGGTCTAAGAGGCCAGTTTTATGATCATCTCCACGACCAAACAGCAGGATTCTACGGCTGCCGCTCTGCGGCAGAACCAATTCATGTTCAGCTTAATCTGGCAACATATTCTATAGAG GTTGTGAACACTACGTCGGAGGAACTTTCTAACGTTGCTATAGAAGCCtcagtttgggatttggaaggcGAATGTCCATACTATAAAACCTCTGAAAAACTTACTGTGTCACCCAAAAAAACTATATCTACGTTTGAGATGAAGTATCCAAAGTCAAAGAATCCAAAACCAGTTTACTTTCTTCTTCTCAAACTCTATGATGTGTCCGATTATCGCATATACTCTAGGAACTTTTACTGGTTGCACCTTTCCGGTGGTGATTACAAGCTGTTGGAACCATTCAGGGAGAAAAGACCACCCCTCAAGATAACTTCGCTAACCTTTATAAAAGGATCGACCTATGAAATGCGCATGCATATCCAGAACACATCAAAGAAGCCAAATTCTTACACTGCActgtataaaaataatttcatcAGAAGAAATGGCAGCTGCGATGAATCGGATTCATCAGAACCTTTTCACCTTTTGGATGGGGAGAAACATGAAATCAGTTTATACGAGAAGATTAGAAGGAACTTTTCAAGGGAACACAGCAAGACGAAGGTTTATGAAGTTAATGGAACGGGAAAAGGAGTTGCTTTCTTTCTTCATTTCTCTGTTCATGCCTCAAAGGAGCACAAGAAAGGTGAAGACACACGTATCCTTCCTGTTCATTACTCCGACAACTATTTCTCACTGGTACCAGGTGAAGTGATGACAGTGACCATTTCCTTTGAAGTACCTCCCGGTGTTACTCCACGGGTCACACTGCATGGCTGGAACCACCACGGTGGGCGTACCATTCCTTAA